A genome region from Clupea harengus chromosome 7, Ch_v2.0.2, whole genome shotgun sequence includes the following:
- the zgc:101664 gene encoding shieldin complex subunit 3, protein MDVVLHYKNNKDGPSDMVIFSERALEDFTRRILSAFEPWFPTHKDLCLPIRPQKAPPVVLPEDLTRLHSHQPSSEPLLSSTEPQPTSSLGGNKREKPQVTLSECTDASNSVKTSEEIENAPKKFRRSWSVFAPGVTLSGSTQTLSKQFQKVIERHSLQLHQRAKWIISEVNCEPRAIESVWAKVTRAVCHSKLPTCNANFQRNIAQIWLFCDVIYSEYIGNFLITEFHLNGQISLAVHKHGNIFRC, encoded by the coding sequence ATGGATGTAGTGTTGCACTATAAGAACAACAAAGACGGTCCAAGCGATATGGTCATCTTCTCCGAGAGGGCACTGGAGGATTTCACTCGCCGTATACTGTCAGCCTTTGAGCCATGGTTTCCAACGCATAAGGACCTATGTCTGCCCATCAGACCTCAGAAGGCACCACCAGTCGTTCTGCCTGAGGATTTAACGAGGCTGCACTCTCACCAGCCGTCTTCGGAGCCATTGCTATCGTCGACAGAACCACAGCCCACGTCTTCGCTCGGagggaacaaaagagagaaacctCAGGTGACACTTTCGGAATGCACAGATGCTAGCAACTCTGTCAAGACGTCAGAGGAGATTGAAAACGCACCTAAGAAGTTTAGACGCTCATGGAGTGTCTTCGCCCCAGGAGTAACATTGAGCGGGAGCACCCAGACACTCTCCAAGCAGTTCCAAAAGGTTATTGAAAGACACAGTCTTCAGCTGCACCAAAGAGCCAAATGGATTATCAGCGAAGTGAACTGTGAACCGCGCGCCATAGAAAGTGTCTGGGCAAAAGTAACTCGCGCCGTGTGCCACTCCAAGCTCCCAACATGCAATGCAAATTTTCAAAGAAATATTGCGCAGATATGGCTGTTCTGCGATGTCATTTATAGCGAATATATTGGGAATTTCCTCATAACAGAGTTCCACCTGAATGGACAAATAAGTTTAGCCGTTCATAAACATGGCAATATATTCAGGTGTTAG